From one Sphingomonas sp. BT-65 genomic stretch:
- a CDS encoding peptidylprolyl isomerase, translated as MRFVALILAFAASLFAMPASAQYVPGPAGRAAPPATTDKENLWLLDLSTGGRVTIWLRPDVAPKMVERVKDLTRKKFYDGLVFHRVIEGFMAQGGDPKGDGSGGSEQPDLPKEFNYLPHVRGAVSAARAQSEDSANSQFFIMFVPRLGLDQKYTVFGRVLDGMQYVDSIPRGEPPANPAKIVHAYIAADNPPAYTPPPPPAPVEVPAALPPGPGKK; from the coding sequence ATGCGTTTTGTAGCCCTGATTCTTGCCTTCGCGGCCTCGCTTTTCGCCATGCCGGCGAGCGCGCAATATGTGCCTGGTCCCGCGGGGCGCGCCGCCCCGCCCGCCACGACCGACAAGGAAAATCTCTGGCTGCTCGACCTGTCGACCGGCGGCCGCGTCACCATCTGGCTGCGCCCCGACGTTGCGCCCAAGATGGTCGAGCGGGTCAAGGACCTCACGCGCAAGAAATTCTACGACGGCCTCGTTTTCCATCGCGTGATCGAGGGCTTCATGGCGCAGGGCGGCGACCCCAAGGGCGACGGCAGCGGCGGTTCGGAGCAGCCCGACCTGCCCAAGGAGTTCAACTATCTCCCGCACGTCCGCGGTGCGGTCTCCGCCGCCCGCGCGCAGAGCGAGGACAGCGCCAACAGCCAGTTCTTCATCATGTTCGTGCCGCGGCTCGGCCTCGACCAGAAATATACGGTGTTCGGCCGCGTGCTCGACGGCATGCAATATGTCGACTCGATCCCGCGCGGCGAGCCGCCCGCGAATCCCGCCAAGATCGTCCACGCCTATATCGCCGCGGACAACCCGCCGGCCTACACCCCGCCGCCCCCGCCCGCGCCGGTCGAGGTGCCTGCAGCACTGCCGCCGGGGCCAGGCAAGAAGTGA
- the coaD gene encoding pantetheine-phosphate adenylyltransferase — MTLRTGVYPGTFDPITLGHMDIIRRGAKLVDRLVIGVTTNPSKDPMFSVEERMAMVRREVEGIEGEIHVVSFDSLLMDFAEREGASVIIRGLRAVADFEYEYQMAGMNQQLNSRIETVFLMADVSLQPIASRLVKEIALFGGEIRKFVTPAVREEVMARVDQIGRKGS; from the coding sequence ATGACCCTTCGCACCGGCGTCTATCCCGGCACCTTCGATCCGATCACGCTCGGCCATATGGACATCATCCGCCGTGGGGCGAAGCTGGTCGACCGGCTCGTCATCGGGGTCACCACCAACCCCTCCAAGGACCCGATGTTCAGCGTCGAGGAGCGGATGGCGATGGTCCGCCGCGAGGTCGAGGGGATCGAGGGCGAGATCCATGTCGTCAGCTTCGATTCGCTGCTGATGGACTTCGCCGAGCGCGAGGGCGCCAGCGTCATCATCCGCGGCCTGCGCGCGGTCGCCGACTTCGAATACGAATATCAGATGGCTGGCATGAACCAGCAATTGAACAGCCGGATCGAGACGGTCTTCCTGATGGCCGACGTCTCGCTCCAGCCGATCGCCTCGCGCCTGGTCAAGGAGATCGCGTTGTTCGGCGGCGAGATCCGCAAGTTCGTCACCCCCGCGGTGCGCGAGGAGGTCATGGCGCGGGTGGACCAGATCGGCCGGAAAGGCTCATAG